In Acidobacteriota bacterium, the sequence ACTTTTTCAAATTCTGATTTCATCGAAAAAGTGGCCGGAATAAATCGGAATGGGTGGCCACTTTCAATCAGAATCAGTGGCCGGTTTGAATCGGAATCGATGGCCACTTTGGATCGGAATATACATATACTGCTTAAATACTTAAATTAAATTTTTTTTACTAATGCAAACATATTTAATTTTAATACATTTCTACCCTTCACTTTCCCCTAAGGGGAGAGGATTAAAGCTTGCCCCGTACTTGATACGGGGGTAAGGGATAAAAATAGTGTGCTGTCATATAAATATCTTCGCAAGTAAACAATTTCTCATGGCAGCACACTGAAGGGGTATGGGGAAGTGGTCTTCCCCAGCCTGGGGAGCGAAGCGTCTAAGGAGATCTTTCTCCCATAGGGAAAGTGTCGTGTCACAAAGGAATAACAAAAGGTATTTAAGTGACACGACAATAGAATGTAACACATATTTGTGCGTTTGTATTAATTTTTAACAGCGCTAATTCTTTTTGATAACTTCTTTTATACCCAATTTTTTCTTTAACTCTTCAAGATTTTTCTTATCCTGTTCTGAGCCTTTTCCAGCCTGAAGGACAGTTGGTGTAAGAGCGATGTAGACTTCCATTTTCTCTCGGGCTCTTGCAGTTGAAGCAAAAAAGGTTTTAAGTATTGGTATCTGGCCTAAACCAGGAAGCCCCTGGACCTGTTTCCTGAGATTTTCACTAAGTAGTCCAGCCAGTATTATAGAGTCACCAGAAGGGACAGTAACACTGGAATTTACCTCATTCTTTAAAAATACAGGGATATCTCCTGCTGCGGTTCCGAGTGCAATTATCTCCGCTTTTATCCCAACGTCAACCATGTTGTTTTCCCTGTTAACTACAGGACTTGCATCCACTATGAATCCATATTCTTTGTATTCAATGCTGATAATTCCACCTGGCTGTGCAACTCTTACGGGATATTCTCCGCCACCCATATTCTGATGAGCCGGGTATCCACTTTTTGTTACCATAGTTGCATTTGCAAGACTCTGTGCTTCTCCCTCTGAGATAAGCAGGTCTATTTTTGGAAGAAGCCCTGTTATAATCCCTGTGATTTTTCCTGGTTTTGGGATCTGAATTTCTGAGGGCTGAATTCCAACATAGCCGGTTTCAAGCCATCTTATTCCTAATTGAGATGCAGCAGATTCTGTAAGAGAGATTATCTGGGTTGAGATATGGACATGGGGAGATTCAGCAAAGCCAATTTTTTTCTCGTTTACAACTATAGCGTTCACTATCATTCCAGGTGCATATGTATTTGCGATTATATCTGCTTTTCTTAACTCGGTTTCTGTTGCCACATCGCCTTCAAGGAAGATTTTGTCTCTGATTACTCTTCCTTTTACCTCTTCTACCCCTATATCTTTAACAATTTTATCCGCCAATTTCTGGAGAGCATCAGGGTCAATCTTTAATCTGTTTATAATATTTGGATTGCCTTCTATATTCTTTATCACAAACAGATAGTCATCAACATTGAAAAGGTTTCCTTCAAGCATAATCTTACCCCGTTCTTCGCTAACTTTTAGTCCTTCTACATCCTTGAATAGCCTTTCAAGGTCAGTCTTGATTGATTTTATATCTTCAACAACTTTAATCTGATATTCAATTTTGTTTTCACCGAGCTGGTCATAAATGATCAAGTTGGTTGTGCCGAGTGATTTACTTGTAAGTAATATGGATTTTCTTTCTTTTGTTACCCTAAAATCACAGATTTCAGGGTTTCCAAGGATAACTTTTCCAATTAAAAATCCTGGAGTAACTTCCTTGCTCTGATTCTGAGTTATTATTAGAAATTGGACATTTTCTCCAGTACCCTGGGAAAAATATTTTTGGGAAATTATTATTGTTAAAGCTAAAAGGAAGTAAAGATATTTTCTCCAATTTTTTTTCATGTAAACCTCCTTTTTAAAATATTCCCTGTGTTAATAAATATATCGCAAATGCTCCAATTATTATTATCATATTTGCAGGAAGAATTAAAAGCATGGTTGGGAAAAGAACATTTGTTGTAGCTCTTGCTCCTGCAATTTCAGCTTTCAATAACCTATCTCTTCTTGTCTGGTCTGAAATCATCCTCAATGTTTTTCCTATACTTGCTCCAACTTTGTCAGCCTGAACCAGCAGGTTGGTAAAAAATCGAACTTCTTTTAAATCAATTCTGTTTCCAAAATTTTTTAGAGCATCTTGAAGAGTTGCTCCTAATTGAACCTCCTGTCTCAGAATCATCAGTTCATCCCTGAGGGCATTTGGTTTTGATTTCTCAATTACTTTATCGATTCCAACGACAAAGTCAAGGCCTGCTTCGACTGTAAGGGTTATCAAATCAAGAAAATATGGAAGGGTGAGAATAATTTCCTGCATTCTCTTTTTCAGCTTTGAGCCAAGCCAGAAATCAGGAAGGAAAAAGAGCCCGAGAAATCCGATTATTGTTGGAATTATTTTAAACCTGGCTCCATAAAGAAGAAAGGGAATGATTATTCCTAAAATGGAGATAGAAATTTTAAAAGCTATGAAATTATCGCAGTTAAAATCCTCTTCCTTTATCCCAGCTTTTAACATTTTTTTACGAATTTTTTCTTTGTATCCAAAAAATTTAAATTGGGAAATAAAAGGGGTAAGAGCTAATATTAATGGTGTGAAAATCCTGACAAAAAGAGAATCAGTCTTGAATACTTTTTTCTTTTCTCCGATTATTTCTTTAATCTCAGCTTCTTCCTTTGATGGAAAGAGAAGATAAACAGAAATTCCCGCACCTATGATGAAGATAAAAGCTAAAAAGGTTATTAATAATCCCATTGTTTCTCCTACACTTTAATCTTTACAATTTTCTTTATGAAGAAATATCCAAGAGCATCCAGTGACAATGCTATTCCAAGAACAATCCATCCCATCCAGGTGGCTAGAAGTCCTCTTGCTATTGCAGGGTTTATGTAATAGATAACAGCGATAAATATTATTGGAGTTAAAGCTGCTATCAGACCTTGATATTCACCCTGAGTTGTCATAGATTTTATTTTCCCCTGGACCTTAGCCCTATCATCGATTGTTTTTGCAATTGTGTCAAAAGTTTCAGCTAAATTTCCTCCTGTTTCCAAAAGAGTTGTAATACTCGTTACAAGAATTTCGATGTTTTCGGTTGGAACTCTTTTTGCCAATTTCTGCAAAGCTTCATCCAAGGGCTCTCCGAGTCTGTTTAATTTCAATATCTGGTCTATTTCATCCCTTATGGGAGGTTGTAAATCTTCTACTGCCATCTCTAATGCTTGGGTTAGAGATAATCCAGCTTTAAGAGCCCCTGCTAACATTGTAAGTGTGTCTAAAAGTTGATTATCAATTGTCTCAATTCGCTTTTTTAATTTTCTTTTTATGTATCTTTTAGGGATTTTAAATCCAATTATGAGGGCAAAAGGCATTAAAACAATAAATTGCCATGATTTGAAATGAAAGAGTATTCCTAAGATTATTAAAATTAAAGGAGGAGTAAAATAAGACATTAAAATCAGTAATCTGATTCTTGTTATTGGAACTTCTATGAACACATCGAAAAGGCTTTTCTGGATCTGGCCTGCTAAATCTTTGACTTCCAATTTTTTGATAGAGGGTTTTTTAGATCTCCTAACTAAGAAAAATATTATTGCTATATTTATCAGTAAAATTAATGCAATCAAAAGGGGCATTTAACTCTCTTTTAATTTTTTATTAGTGTGCTTTGCCATAAATATCTTTACAAACAAAGAATTTCTCCTAAAGCACACTGAACAACAAAAGGTATTTAGGTGACATGACACTATGTAGAGCTTTTTAAGAATATCTCTCTTGAAAGAGTTATTCCAATTCTCTGCAAATCATCTATGAATCTGGGTATCAATCCTGTTGGTTCAAACCTTCCGAGGATTTTTCCATTTGGACCAATTCCTGTTTGTTTGAAAATAAAAATGTCCTGAGTTGTTAATGTTTCTGTTTGAATTCCTGTAATCTCTGTTATATTGGTGATTTTTCTACTTCCATCCGAGAATCTGCTTATCTGGACGATGATATTGATTGCTGATGCAATCTGTTCTCTTATTGCTTTTACGGGTAAATCAAGTCCTGCAAATAATACAAGTGTTTCAATTCTTTTTAGAGCATCCCTGGGAGAGTTAGCATGAATGGTTGTAAGAGAGCCATCATGACCTGTATTCATTGCCTGGAGCATATCCAAAGCTTCTCCTCCTCTACATTCTCCCACAACAATTCTGTCAGGTCTCATTCGAAGGGAATTTCTCACAAGGTCTCTTATTGTAACTTCTCCTTTTCCTTCAATGTTAGGTGGTCTTGCCTCTAATCTAACGACATGCTCCTGGGGAAGCTGGAGTTCTGCAGCATCCTCAATCGTTACTATTCTTTCATCAGGAAATATGTTTGATGAAAGGATATTGAGAAGGGTTGTTTTTCCAGACCCAGTTCCTCCTGAAATTATTATATTCTTTCTTGTCTGGACACAGATTTTTAAAAATTCCATTATTTCTTTAGATGTGGAGCCAAGTTTTATCAATTCTTCTGATGTCAGTTTCTTTGTTTTGAATTTTCTTATGGTAAGAGTTGGGCCTCTGAGCGCCAAGGGAGGAATTATTGCATGAACTCTTGAGCCATCTTTCAGTCTTGCATCCTGATATGGGGAGGAGTCGTCAATTCTTCTTCCTAACGGAGCCATAATTCTCTTAATAACTCCCATCAGGTGCTTTTCGGATGAAAACTTATATTTTGTTAGTTCAATCTTTCCTTTTCTTTCAGTGTAAACTGTGTCAGGGTCAGTTACCATAATTTCATCGACTTCAGGGTCTCTCAGCAGTATCTCCAAAGGGCCAAGCCCTAAAGCTTCGTCGACAATTTCGTTTATAAAGTTTTGTCTTTCCTGTCTTGATGGAAAGCTCATTTTCTCGCTGTCGATTATATTTGAAATTATCATGCTTATCTGGGAGACAAGCTGGGATTTTTTATCAGTATCACCTTCAAAATCAAGGTTTATTTTCATTTTTGAGCATTCTTCCACAAGTTTTTGATGTATTTTTAATCTAACACTTGAAGCCTGCTTGAATCTCTCAGCTTCGTCTCTGATTGGAACTTGAATTGAAAAAGCTCCAGTTTGAGATAAGTCTGTTTTTTTCTTCTGAAAAGTTTGAATTAGCTTCGGAAGTATTCCTTCTCCATACTTTGTTCCAGGCTGACCGATGATTTTTAACATCAGATTATCGATTTCTCTTGTAAGAGTAGAATTTGGATCTTTTAAAACAAAGGGTTCCTTCTTGTTTACAGAGTTTGCTACCAGTGCCGGTTCATAAGAAAAAACAGCAAGAAATTCTTTTTTTAGAAGGTTGGAAATAATCGTCGGGGTAACTGCTGGGTTCATTCCATTGCAATTTAAAAGGAGGTGAATGTTATTCATTGAATATTGAAGCTTTTGCAGGGTCGAAAGCGTTCTTTGGGTTTGATTTAGAGAAAGAAGGTCAGGTTGTAAAGTAATTAAAATAAGATGGGACTCATCCAGCACTGAAATAACTTCATTGGAAAGAAAATTTCCTGCATCTATCACAATGTAATTAAAATAATTAGAGCAGAATTCAATTATACTCTGAATTCTTTCTGGTTTGAGAATTTCATTGGATGAAAAATCATCCATGTTTGCAGGAAGAAAATAAAGACCCTGAGGGATTTTGCCAAAATGGCTTTTAATCAATTCTGCGTTTAGAGAAAGGTTTTTTGATAATATCTGGGTTATTGATAATCCATCTTTTACGTTAAGAATCTGGGCTAAATCTCCCCCAAACGAAAGGTTCATGTCTAACAATAAAACTGGCTTTTTTGTTTCAATGATTAAATCTATTGCTAAATTTGATGCGATTACTGACTTTCCTACACCTCCTTTAGCGCCAAAGAAGGTTATTATTCCAGCTTTTTTTGAAACTTCAGGCATTTTTACCTCTCGAACGCTGTTCTCCCTGCCCTTATTTCTTCCCACATTGCCGCAGGGCTTCTTACATATTTTTTAGTACCGAGAATCTTTGATGCATGGAATTCTTCTAAAGGAGGCATTGGAAGTTTATCGCTGGGGTTTCTCAATATTAAGGTAATTCTTCCTATTGTTTGAGCCTCTATCAGCATCTGGGCATCCTCTATTTTTGTAAGAAGAGTCACATTGCTTGGATATTTTTCTTGGGTTATTTCTGCTTTCATCCCTCCGATTGCAGATGTTTTTCCCTCTGCCTGCATCCTTTGAATCTGTTCTTCTGTGAGGAGGTCTTCAAGCGTGAGTCTTCCTTTTTTTGTCTCAACAGCAATTATTTCAACATCAGCTAAGAGGAGCTTTGTAAAAACACCAAGAGCAGGCGACTTTTCACCTTCAGCGTATTCAAAAGTGCCGAAAATGTCTACTTTAGAACCAGGATTAATCTGTCCTGCTACAGAACGAATCTCGTCCACTGAAATAGTTACTGCTCTCATCCCTGTCTTTACGGTGAAATCGAGTCCCGCTTTCTCTAAAGTGTCTATGTTTGTTGCTAAGATTTGAGAATCTTTTACTATTGGAACGAGTGCAACTTTTCCTATTGCATCTTTAGGGTCTACCAAAGCTGAAGGTTGTTTGAATGCCTGGGGAATATTTCTAATTTCAACCATATCAAATTCAATTATGGTTTTTGCTAAAATATCTTTTTTTGCGATCACTACATGAGTGACAGGTCCTCTCTCGATTCCTTTTGAAGCTGACAGGATAATAAGTATTAAAATTAAAGAAAGAAGTGAAACAACTACTGCAATAATTATAGCTGTTCTCCTTGGCATTTTATTCTCCTTTAACTTACATATCTTATTTCAAAAAAACAATTAGACCTTAAAAATTATAGTACTTTCTCCTGCTTCAATTCTATCATTATTTCTTAGTGTTTCTCTTTTGATTTTCTTTCCATTAACTAATGTTCCATTTTT encodes:
- a CDS encoding pilus assembly protein N-terminal domain-containing protein, whose amino-acid sequence is MKKNWRKYLYFLLALTIIISQKYFSQGTGENVQFLIITQNQSKEVTPGFLIGKVILGNPEICDFRVTKERKSILLTSKSLGTTNLIIYDQLGENKIEYQIKVVEDIKSIKTDLERLFKDVEGLKVSEERGKIMLEGNLFNVDDYLFVIKNIEGNPNIINRLKIDPDALQKLADKIVKDIGVEEVKGRVIRDKIFLEGDVATETELRKADIIANTYAPGMIVNAIVVNEKKIGFAESPHVHISTQIISLTESAASQLGIRWLETGYVGIQPSEIQIPKPGKITGIITGLLPKIDLLISEGEAQSLANATMVTKSGYPAHQNMGGGEYPVRVAQPGGIISIEYKEYGFIVDASPVVNRENNMVDVGIKAEIIALGTAAGDIPVFLKNEVNSSVTVPSGDSIILAGLLSENLRKQVQGLPGLGQIPILKTFFASTARAREKMEVYIALTPTVLQAGKGSEQDKKNLEELKKKLGIKEVIKKN
- a CDS encoding type II secretion system F family protein; this translates as MGLLITFLAFIFIIGAGISVYLLFPSKEEAEIKEIIGEKKKVFKTDSLFVRIFTPLILALTPFISQFKFFGYKEKIRKKMLKAGIKEEDFNCDNFIAFKISISILGIIIPFLLYGARFKIIPTIIGFLGLFFLPDFWLGSKLKKRMQEIILTLPYFLDLITLTVEAGLDFVVGIDKVIEKSKPNALRDELMILRQEVQLGATLQDALKNFGNRIDLKEVRFFTNLLVQADKVGASIGKTLRMISDQTRRDRLLKAEIAGARATTNVLFPTMLLILPANMIIIIGAFAIYLLTQGIF
- a CDS encoding type II secretion system F family protein, with product MPLLIALILLINIAIIFFLVRRSKKPSIKKLEVKDLAGQIQKSLFDVFIEVPITRIRLLILMSYFTPPLILIILGILFHFKSWQFIVLMPFALIIGFKIPKRYIKRKLKKRIETIDNQLLDTLTMLAGALKAGLSLTQALEMAVEDLQPPIRDEIDQILKLNRLGEPLDEALQKLAKRVPTENIEILVTSITTLLETGGNLAETFDTIAKTIDDRAKVQGKIKSMTTQGEYQGLIAALTPIIFIAVIYYINPAIARGLLATWMGWIVLGIALSLDALGYFFIKKIVKIKV
- a CDS encoding ATPase, T2SS/T4P/T4SS family — translated: MPEVSKKAGIITFFGAKGGVGKSVIASNLAIDLIIETKKPVLLLDMNLSFGGDLAQILNVKDGLSITQILSKNLSLNAELIKSHFGKIPQGLYFLPANMDDFSSNEILKPERIQSIIEFCSNYFNYIVIDAGNFLSNEVISVLDESHLILITLQPDLLSLNQTQRTLSTLQKLQYSMNNIHLLLNCNGMNPAVTPTIISNLLKKEFLAVFSYEPALVANSVNKKEPFVLKDPNSTLTREIDNLMLKIIGQPGTKYGEGILPKLIQTFQKKKTDLSQTGAFSIQVPIRDEAERFKQASSVRLKIHQKLVEECSKMKINLDFEGDTDKKSQLVSQISMIISNIIDSEKMSFPSRQERQNFINEIVDEALGLGPLEILLRDPEVDEIMVTDPDTVYTERKGKIELTKYKFSSEKHLMGVIKRIMAPLGRRIDDSSPYQDARLKDGSRVHAIIPPLALRGPTLTIRKFKTKKLTSEELIKLGSTSKEIMEFLKICVQTRKNIIISGGTGSGKTTLLNILSSNIFPDERIVTIEDAAELQLPQEHVVRLEARPPNIEGKGEVTIRDLVRNSLRMRPDRIVVGECRGGEALDMLQAMNTGHDGSLTTIHANSPRDALKRIETLVLFAGLDLPVKAIREQIASAINIIVQISRFSDGSRKITNITEITGIQTETLTTQDIFIFKQTGIGPNGKILGRFEPTGLIPRFIDDLQRIGITLSREIFLKSST
- the cpaB gene encoding Flp pilus assembly protein CpaB — protein: MPRRTAIIIAVVVSLLSLILILIILSASKGIERGPVTHVVIAKKDILAKTIIEFDMVEIRNIPQAFKQPSALVDPKDAIGKVALVPIVKDSQILATNIDTLEKAGLDFTVKTGMRAVTISVDEIRSVAGQINPGSKVDIFGTFEYAEGEKSPALGVFTKLLLADVEIIAVETKKGRLTLEDLLTEEQIQRMQAEGKTSAIGGMKAEITQEKYPSNVTLLTKIEDAQMLIEAQTIGRITLILRNPSDKLPMPPLEEFHASKILGTKKYVRSPAAMWEEIRAGRTAFER